Genomic window (Melioribacteraceae bacterium):
TATTATAATCGCCTTCTTTTTCTTCAGGATGTCTTGAATAACCTTCACTACGACTCTTGAACAAAGACAACACCCAAATACTGTCACTTTGGAATCTGCTGAGATATGGACGGCATAGTATTCCAGTGTCTCCCCATACTTTTATTATTTTTCTAGTATCATCTCCTTTTATAAGCTCTATTACTTCTACTTCCATCGACATTGGCATATTTCCGGAGAATGAACCATAGTTTTTAATTTTTACTAGAACAACAAGATGCGTTCCCTTGGCTACTGTAAAAAATGGTCCAATCCATTCACAACTACAAGCATTTACTTTTTCAATCAGCGAAATAGAGAACAGAATACTCAAAATCATTAATATCTTTTTCATAATCGCCTCTAATAAACTGGCAACTAACGGCGTTGCGCTTAGCCCGCCGCCCAACACAACCACGACGGTTTGAAAAGCTCAACTTTATTTAAAAATCAGTTTTTTATTACAATCACACTTTAAAGAGAAACCTACTTTGAAAAACTAAACTCAATTACTTTTCACTACGACCGATTCGAAGAAGCGGTCGGGCTGAAGTGCGGGTTAGGCGTTTACTTTAAAAAAGAATAAACTGCCAATGCAATTGTTATGAAAATTGATATGGCGGCTAAATAATAACTCCTCTTTGTAATTTTCAGTGATTCAGCATTTTCTTCACTTAATTTTTTTAATGTCTCTTCTCTAACTATAATTAATGCTGATAGAGACTTTAATTTTGTAAATATATATTCATCATTTTTTAGTTGGTGATAGTTTAATAAATCCAACAAGATATTCCTTTCTTCAGCTGGAACTTTCTCAAAAGGTATGTTAACTTCTTGTTGAGATACTATTTCATCAGACTCGCTAATAATTAGGTTTATTTTTTTCAATACACTATTCTTTTCATCTTTTCTCAAACTAGTTTGAATTATGTGTGAAAGTTTTACTTCTTTAAGTAATTTATTAATGTTCCAGATCTTGCCTCGGCTGAAATTTATTGAAATACGATGCCCGTCAAATAAATCGACAATGTCTTTATAATTATTAATAACTTCATCTTGAAAAGCTTTTAATATTTTTTTAACAAAATCATCCCACTGTTCCTTTTTCATTTCTCGTATTTTTTTAAAGCGTCGATTATAAAAATGTAATAGTAGAACACTTACACCGAAGCTAACTACCAATGCTATTATTGGAAATATTTCCATAAAATTCCGCTATTTAATTATACGCCTAACGGCGTTGCCGATAAGCGGCGCCCCAGAGCAGGAATGCCACTTAAAAAGCAAACACCAATGATTATTAAAAAATTTATTTAACAGAACTACTTTCCACAAGCAATATTACACGGAACTACAAAGCCAATAATTACACAAATGCCAAATGCGAAAACGGCGTCCGTCTTGATTGGCTGGTTATGTTGCGACTTGATTTAATAAAGAATCTGGGAAATTATATTTCTGTTTATTCTCAATTTGTTCTGCACTTTTATTAAGTATAGCGTGAGTTTCTCGAAATTCACGTGCTTCTGGTAATTTTATAAATTCTATTTCGCCATTGGCATCTTTTACAATTTTTTCAATTTCTTCTAAAGTAACATTGTAGAACTCTTTCCTATTATTGACCATATTCACACGTTTCAAATCAAAAGCTTTATGTAAATTATTTTCTAGTTCAGGGGCATTATCTGAATAAATCAGAGCGTGAACATCAAAACGAAATGGAACTGAAGCATCACCTAGTTCACGTACTCGATCTAGTGGTTCTAATCTTCGAGTCATACCTATTTTATAAATATTTTCGCCAAACGAACCTATATTTGATATAACATACACATAACCAGATTTTGTTAATTGTGCACGTGATATTGCTCGTTCTCTCCTTTCATTTACTTCAGATAATCTCTTTTGCAATTCTTCAATTTTATTATTTAATCCAATAATTTCATTTTCTTTGGCAGTTGATATTTCTTTTCGTGCTTTTTCCAAGGCATCTTGATAAATCATTTCTTCTTTATCAGCTTGCTTTAAAACTTCATCGATTTCCTTTTGTACTTGTTCTTCTTCTTTAGCTTCTTCTCTACGACGTCTAGCTTCTTCTTTTTCTTGTTGTTTCTTCTCTTCATACTCAAAAGCTATCCGAAGTTCTTCCATTTTTAGATGCAAGTAGGAGTTTGTTATTTCAATATTATGTACAGTACCAAGTTTGTTAATAGCTTCAAAAGCATTATTAATCCTTTCTTCCATGCGTGTAACATTATTCCATCTAACTTTAAGTACTGTTGCATCACATTCGTTATTAAAAGCACGTACCATTAATTTCTGATATTTTTTTGTGAACTGTTGACCTTCTCGTTTTCTTCCGTTTACTGTCCATTCAACGTGACAAACGGCAGCGGTATTATTTTTAAGCATCTCTTTTTGTTGATTTCTTATTTCATCTAATTTAGCACGATATTTTTCCGAAGTATCAAAATCATAGTGGGGATTATATAGTCCAAAGCTTTTAAATTCTAAATCTTCTTCAAGTATTTGTAATTCGTGTAATAATGAATCAAATATTTTCTTTTTTGCCACATATTCATTATTCAAGTTATTTTCTTTGTCAATGTATTCGCTTTGCAAGTTAGATATTGCTTTCTCTTTTTCTAATAATTCAGTCTGTCTTGACTTTAATGCTTCATCAATATTGATAACACCTTTATATCTATCAATAAATTCATTATGCTCTTTAACATTTAGCTCATACTTCTGGGACAAGTTGAAATAATTTTTACTTTTTCGATATAGAAAGAGAAGAATGATAAAAATCACGACTAATGAGATGAGCAATTGAATAAGAATCTGGATGTCAAGGTTAATAAACACTAAAACCTCAATTTGTTAATTTACTTAGCAACATAACGACGTTGCGTTTAGCCCGCCGCCCATAACAAACGGCTAAGTTTTGTCAACGTAACTTTTATTTATAAATCAGTTTTGTTTTGCAATCACACTTTTAAGAACAACTAACTTTGAAAAACCAAACCCGAAAAACTCACTACGACCGATTCAAAGAAGCGGTCGGGCTGAGACGCGGGTTAGCTAGCGCCTTTAGCAACTCCATTTAAGAGATTAATAATTCGTTTTTTATGGTTATCCAG
Coding sequences:
- a CDS encoding DUF4041 domain-containing protein, with translation MSQKYELNVKEHNEFIDRYKGVINIDEALKSRQTELLEKEKAISNLQSEYIDKENNLNNEYVAKKKIFDSLLHELQILEEDLEFKSFGLYNPHYDFDTSEKYRAKLDEIRNQQKEMLKNNTAAVCHVEWTVNGRKREGQQFTKKYQKLMVRAFNNECDATVLKVRWNNVTRMEERINNAFEAINKLGTVHNIEITNSYLHLKMEELRIAFEYEEKKQQEKEEARRRREEAKEEEQVQKEIDEVLKQADKEEMIYQDALEKARKEISTAKENEIIGLNNKIEELQKRLSEVNERRERAISRAQLTKSGYVYVISNIGSFGENIYKIGMTRRLEPLDRVRELGDASVPFRFDVHALIYSDNAPELENNLHKAFDLKRVNMVNNRKEFYNVTLEEIEKIVKDANGEIEFIKLPEAREFRETHAILNKSAEQIENKQKYNFPDSLLNQVAT